Sequence from the Equus asinus isolate D_3611 breed Donkey chromosome 5, EquAss-T2T_v2, whole genome shotgun sequence genome:
TAGAACCCAGGTTTATCAATTTCTCAGGTCACTTCCCTATCCATCATGTAGTACAGGCCCTACAGGGAAAAGAACACGGCCTTAGAGTCAGACGGGGccagagttcaaatcccagctgtgtCTTTGGCAAACCAAACctacattttcctcatctgtaaaatgggaacagtgCTCTCAACATCATGTTAGTTGAGTGGGACTTACATAAGTCAATCAATATATGTTCAAGGGCTAAGGCTGCAAAGCTCCCCATGAGACCACAGTGAAGAAATGGATGTGGAAACGCTGTGCGCGCTGAGGAGTGCTGGGCCAACGCAGGGAGCACCACCAGAAGTGTGCCCTTCAGTCCCCACTCGCCTGCCCTTCACCCCCCGCCCACTTCCCGAGCAGGGTTTGTCACCGACCACTCCTCCAACCACGAGAATGCCCATGGAGGTCCTGGACGTCAGGGAGGCCAGGCCAGTGACCATGGAAACCATGAGCTCTTCTTGGGTGAGGGAGCCCTGTGGCAGGGGGGGCATGCTGGGGTTGGCCGGCGTCAGAGGGACAGGACGCTGCAcctgaagaaagaaatgaggggaAGGGTTGAGAAGAATGTGGCAAGTCTCTTATACAAGCCTCAAGTGACCCTCGAGGCTAGGAGTCCTGGAACGGGAACACAGAGAACAGCTCTTCAATTTCCAAACGCAAAATGAGGGAAATTGAGTTTTGCAGGTAGCAGAGAAGGATTTAAGCTTCATAACAGACGTGCCAGCCCAATGGTAAGCATCGTGGGATGCTACAAAATACGAGCAGTGGCCATCCTGGAACGCTTCAGCACACTTCGCCAAGAGTAGTACATACAACAACTCAAGCAGCACAGAGTCGGGggttttaaaatctgaattttaaaagggtgctatatggatatatatgtcatctatatttaatatatatagataaatatagattaaatataataatatttaatatttactttaacaTATATTGGAAAGTAATATAGCTATTATTTGTGATTTCACAAATATTAGTGCCCAGGATAAGGCAAAAACCTCGACTGTGGTGTGCCATGTGGCGGCACACATGCCACGGCTGTCGGCCTCAGGGAACCCCTTTCAGAGTGGTTCATGTGTGCGGAGACGGGGAGCAGACTGACCTCCCGCGAGGCCCAAGGGGGAGGGACTCTGCTTGCCTGGTCATTGTAGCCCATCAAGGCCCGGCGGCTGTTCTTGGGGCCCAGGAACCTATTCACCAGCATGGTCCACCCAAGGGAAAAATGGAACTCGATGTCCTCCTGAAAGTCAGCACACAGCTTGTCACAGTTCAGGTCATAGCTGAGGGAGAAGCATTGCCGGGGGACCAGCATGTCTATCTGACTCCGCACAGACACAGGAAGGAGGGGTTTCAAACCATCTGTCAGGAACAAAAACAAGGAGAAAGCACATCAGCTCAGCCCCCACGCCAGACCAGTGCCAAGTCAGCCACCACCAAGGATGCAGATGGTTCTGCCCCGAAACCAGGCCTGGACGAGCGGGCCTGTGGGACTGCGAGTGCCTCACTCAGGGCAGGCAGGCCAGCTCTCCCCAGGGGTATGCAGACGAGGCTCCAGACCTGCTGACATTTAAGCCTCATGTGGATTTAAGGAGCAGGCCAAACTCAGCCTACGATAGTCCCACGTGGTAACAACACGGCTCCTGGAGTCTACGCGTGGGATGAACTCACAACACATACCCAGAACCTGAGGGCATTGAGTCAACTCACCATTTGGGCAGCCCAGAGCCTCAAGTCCCGAGTCCCCTGTGCCACTGACCTATCATCTCCTGCTGCATGGTCTGCAGGGAGCTGGTGATGGCCGTGGAGCAGCGGTCGGACATATTTCGGCCCAGTCCTTCCTCTATATGGCGGTGCAGTTCCTGCAACCAGAAGAGAGAAGTTAAGGGAAGCAGCACGCCCCGTTGGGAGTTCCTTCTGGAAAGCCAACGGACAAGGAAATCTGAGGCTGGTCAGCCCCGCCCACCAGGGGACGGCGGAAGGCTGTGTGAAACCTGGGTCTCATTTCCCTGGCTGAGGGGCCCTGACACAGACCAGTGGGGGCTGAATCGCTGTCTGCTCGGTGATTCCATCCAGGAGCCAAAAGGGATTAAGAGGGGCCCCTGCCCAGGGCACCTGCTGCTTAACAACTCACATTCTTATAAACCTTGAGGACTACTGGAGAAGGGTGGAAATCCATCTGGTACTCGTCCACGAGCACAGAGAGGCGCCTGATCTCCTCGGCCATCGCCGTGGACACCTACAGCAGAAGGAAGCACGCGGTTAAGCACCAAGAAGAACGTGGTTCAGTTTTGCAGCACCAGGAGAGTCTGAGAGACTCCAACAGACGGTGTAGCCTTCCCCTCAACCCAGAGTCTCCTCAGCTGATCTGTGGAGTTAAAGCTTCTGAGGCAGAAGGGACATCAGAGACTGGGACCAAACTCTGATCTACGACGTGGAGAAGGAGGTCCAGAGGGTGACTTTTCCAGGGTCACACAAAGGAACAAGGAACCCAAGGGAGGCTCCATTCTCACATCAGGGCCCCCAATTCTTTCCCGGAGGCTGAGAAGTGCCCCGACGAGGATGTCTGCTTTTCACTTTTGCATCACACTGGACTTGACTCTGAGTCCCAATCTCCCCAAGTGCTTCCTTCCGCTTCTCACCTGCCGCTCGACTTCCTCCGTAATCTGCTTGATCCGCAGCTTGTAGTCCTGCGCCAAGAGCTCCAGCTGTTTGTCAATAAACCTCAGCCGCTCCTGCCGCTCCTCACGCATTTCCAGGCAGTAAACCCTGAGAGAAAGGGCGCTGGTTACAAGACCCAGGTCCCCACGGACTAAGCAGAGGAGCAAGAGGGGACGCCAGAAAGCCTGCGTGGGCCCCAGCTGTGATCCTGGCCGTGGCGAGCCCAGGGGGTCTTGGTAGCTTCTCACATATGCCCAGAGGTGTGCCCTTCCCCGTCCCAGGTTGGGGGAGAGGTGGTGCCAACTGCTCGCCCTTAGGTCTTCCATTTGGAAGATGTGGTGGTGACAGAGGCAGAGGGTACTTTCAGGGGGTTTAGAACAAGCTCTGCCAATTAATGTAGGGGAAAAAGCTCAACCTTACTAGTAATCAGGAAAATGGAGCAAGGAAGAGCCACTACTCTGTGCAGCATCCTGGCGAGGCTCAGTGAGTCTGCAGCAGTGGTGAGGGCCGGGGAAGGAGCGCCAGACATCCGGCGGTGGGACCACGAATGGCTCAGATGTTTCAGAAAGCAACAGAGTGAAATGGGCAAAACTGAAAGCGCATTTCCTCTAAGACGAACAGTGCCACCTCCAGGAATCAATCCCAGAAAGACTCTGACAAATGTGCACAAGGGGACACGGAAACTGGTGACCCCTGCAGCAGGGTTTGCAATAgcaaaaaatgaaatctaaaatcagtgggaaaaggagaaatatttacagAGTATACATACGGAATATATACAGGAATATAATGGAATCCTCCATAGCAGTTAACAGTCATAAACTCCAACTACATGTATCAACGAGGAAAAAGGGCAAGGACGATGCCGAGGGGAAAGGAAAGCCAGGTGCAGGAGCAGGCGCAGTGCGGTGCTGGAGCGGCACAGTCAAAGCACGCACAAAGCTACAACATGCACGTAATTAAGGATTTAAGTCCTTTTTAAAATGGATGACAGGACTACACGCCACATTCATGATCACAGCTGCCTCTGAGGAGGGCGCAGAGTGCCACTGGGACAGAAGCTGAAGAATCAAAGggtctttaacatttttttctgtctttttttaacttaaatatagAGCAAAGACTGTCAATTCTGTGTGGTAGAAGCAAGGCGTTTTTACATTATTCTCCGTATTTTCCTATAGTTTAATTTCTCCaaaaacagttatttttaaaaaatgtgttccaCTTTATGCTCTGAGAATGGCTGCAGTGCAGCACTGGGCTGAGGCCTCCAACGCGGGCTCGTGCGGGTGGCTTTTCAGGGAACCACGCTGCACAGGCCAGGTGGGACAGCCAGCCAACGGCCCTCCTCACCAGCGGCTCCACGTGGATCTAACATGGCCTGGTGGGAACCCAGAGACCCAGCTCTGCCTTGGGGGCTCTGACCCTGGGCACATCCCAGGCAGGGGCAAGGCTATCACTGCCCAGCGCTCCCCTCCGCCTGCCCACAGTCTCGAGTTCTTACCGCTGCTCCTGCGCCGCGATGTGCAGAGAGTCCATGATGAGGCGGACTGCCTCTGCAATCTGCTTGGCCCGAACCGTGTGCTGCTCAAACTTGGTCTTCACTGCAGACTGGGAGATGCACTCCTGGAACAGACAAGAGGCactgagggaggcagaggccacCAGGTGCCCCCAGCCAAGGGCCAGGCTCACTGCCAGGGACACAGCCAGTGACAGCTGGGGAGCACAGAATCACCAGATATCATAATCAAAGGACTCACTTCAAACCTCCTCTCAAAATTCTGAAACTCGAACATCCTCACTTGAAAGCCTTCTGCAAGAGCGCCCCCTAGGAGAATTGCACGGCATTAGTCTGGAAATAACTTGGCAGTGAAGGAAAATGGTGAGATCCCCCAACACCGAGCCGATGGGGCACTTGGCCAAACACTGGCTGGGAAGCAAAGAGCTTCTCACTCAAGGCTCTTCTCATCATCTCAATCTCAGAACTACTTTCTACCAGGCAACTTAGCATGAGACCAAACGTCTCAAATCAGGGACAAGAAAGAAGTCCGTTCCATCATCACCTCCTTCGGGCATGCCCTGGGCCTTCTGGATCCTGGCATTGAGCACCTCCTTGGCAGACACAAAGAAGATGCGGTCTCCAGCCTGGCCTCGATCCACTACGCCCAGCTCATCCACCAGGAAGCTGGTACAACGCTCCATGTGCTGCCGCCGCACCTGGAACGAAGCAGATGGGGGCACGTGGCTAGGTGGGATGTGGGGGGGCCCCTCCTGATGGAGCCCACAGCCCCGAACTGCCTCTTTTCTAAAAGACAGGTGATATAGCCACAGGATTCAGTATTCACAAggtgtaaacacacacagagagCAAACCATCACCCACCATCTCTGTTCTCTATCCACCAAGCTCTCCAGAATCAATGTCATGGGGGTTTCTTGGGGTACAGCCTGGCAAAGATACTTTATGCATATGCAAGCAGAAATGCTTAAACATGCCCCAAACTGCCTCTTGTTAGAGCCTATATAATGTCTCACTTTGGTGccccagaaggaaagaaacctAAACCCGGGCTCTACACTAACAAGCCCATCCTCCCAGgaactcatttataaaatgagcgGGGCCACCAGACAATCCTTTAGCTCTGAAGCCCCAGGTTCTACCGTTAGAACTTACAAATGGTAACAGCCTGTTGTGGACAGCTGCCATATGCCAGGCGCTTTTCTCAATTCTAACAGAGTTCATCCTCTCAACAACTCTATCTACTACACCCATCTCACAGGTGAGGAAATCGAATTTCCAGAACAGTTAAGAATCTACCAAAGTTACACTGCTCAGTGTAAGCCTGCTGACTGTACACTTTACCATCCAATAGTAGCAATCTGttactcctttttctttcacttcatacagaaaaagttaaaaattgtgaGTTGTCAGTAAGAACAAACTATTCTCTGCTCCTCTTTTAAGCTTCTTTCCTGGATGTCTTCTGAAAGCCAAGCCTGTTCTATAATgactagttctttttttttttttttaagattttattttttctttttctctccaaagcccccggtacatagttgtgtatttttatttgtgtgtccttctagttatggcatgtgggatgctgcctcagcatggcctgatgagcggtgccatgtccgtgcccaggatttgaagcggagtgcacaaacttaaccacttggccatggggccggcccctgcctagTTCTTCATGAACCAAAGTGAGCACTGGCCCCACACAGGGTGCAGCTACTGTGGTGGGGATGCTTTTCAGACCTGGAAGAAAGCCTCTCAAAGAGCAGAGGGCTCTGGGAAAGTGAATGGGAGAAGTGAAGAGAGTTTGTAAAGCCACCAGAAGACACCACAGAGACCCCAGGGAACACTTGGGAAATCTTTGGCAATAAAATTCATTCAGGGAAGTCATAGACCTCACATGGCCTGGGAGCGCACGAAGCGGCCGCGGGAGGACGCCGCTCACAGGGATGCCATTCCCCAAACCCCTGAATGAAGCGGCACCAACCTCCTCCATGTACTCGGGCTCTGAGGCGGACGCATCCCAGCGGTTGTTCAGGATGAAGATGTTTGGGCGGGACAGGCGCTCGCTCACCTTGTGGAAGAACTGCTTTTCCTGGACAAGGAGAAAGACCTCAGTGTAGGCGGGGCGGTgccagccagggccccaggagtgTGGGAAAAGGCGGAGGAGGGGTTACCGTCTGCATCAGGGTGGACTCCGAGTTGGCCACCAGCACAAACACATCAGCGTCCAGGCAAAACTTGTCAATCCAGCTGTCCAGCTCTGTGGTGACATCGATGCCAGGGCTAGGTGACAGGTAAACCATCATCAGACACACAGAGCATGGGCCCTACCTTTCCTGCTCTGACAGACCTGAGGTGGCCAGGCAAGGGAGGAAAGCTAGAGATGGGACAGAAATCAGGCCTGGTCCTTATTGGAGGAAATCTTAGTTTTCATTTCATAAGCTTCCACATTGCGTGAAAATGAGTTTTTTGCCACATCCATCTACCacttttataaaaacataatGATTTGTCATTTTACTTTGAGGATACACAATTAATGTGAAGTTTTGTATTTATGTGAGCCCAGGAAGCACTGCAGTACTGTATTTCTTGGTATAACTTGTCCACAAAGCAGGGCAAAGTGCTCCTTCAAGAGAAGTAAAACCTAACCCGTACCCCACAGAGCCCCCCACCACAGGCTCCCACCCCTAACACACAGACTAACACTGGACTGAGGCTGAGAACCTTCCCACTTTCGAGCATCCCTCCTACCCCTCCACAGTGTCCTCAGACCATCACTGGGACATCTTCAGGGCACTGATGCCCATGGGTAGAGTACAGACCCTGGAGGAAACCCAAGAGGCAGGAGGATTTGGTTGAGCCAGACTGAAAGGAAGTAACACTTAATCAGAGCAACCACAGGGCCTTGGGGACCCTGGTCTGGATGATCCAGAAACGGAAACCTGGTGCCCGCCCAATCTGCACCTCTGAGGGAGGCACCCTCCCTCTTACCTGTCCATCAGCACGAGGTCATCCTTCAGCAGTGGGCACTTGGAGTTGGGCCACATCACACTCACCAGGCTGCCAGCGTGCAGCTGCTCATCCTGGTGGAGGGCGTGCGCCAGCTGGTTCACAGTctgatggggaggagggaaagaaagatcaCGGCTGAAGAAGAGCCACCAGCCAGGAGACTGGGCCACGGCACAGTGGCCTGAGGCTGCTGCCCAATGTGctactcctttttctttcatttcacataTAAAAAGTCAAGAGCTGGGTGGGAGCTGTAAATAAGAACCAACTATTCTTCGCTCCTCCTTTAAGCTTCTTTCTTGGATGTCATCCTAAAGCCCAGGGTGTTCTCCCTTAATTCTTTATGAACCAAAATGAGTATATGGCCCCAAAAAATAATGCAACTGGCTCtcagaaaaatcaaaatgtgCATGCCCCTAGCTGACATGTCAGAATCACAGAGCAAATGCAGGAATCGCTCTCTGGCAACACCTCAAAAAAGAACGAGGCACATACTCTCTTCATTGCCAAGAGAAGTCAGATGGCCTGCTTGGCACACGCAATGAAGTGAAGACTCCGGATTGTTTCAGACCCTCCCTGAAGCTCTCGCTGGGCTAGAACAGGGCTTCCTGTACCCCACTGCAGGGGCACTGCCCTCTCCTGTCGGTCCCGTCATAATGGACCCGACCCAGACAGCTGAAAGCTGGGCCAGAAGGCTACACGGGCATGGTCCTGCCACAGCGCCCTCACCTTGACACTCTTCTTCTCCTCCGAGCCCTCCGTGAGGAGGAAGGCCTCGTGGCCATCTGTGCCTTCTACCCGCAAGAAGCAATTGGTGGTGTGACCAATCCCAGAGGGCAGAACTTTGTCCCAGAGCATGGCATTGATCACGGTGCTCTTCCCATTGCTCGTCCTATGAGAAAATACCGGCTGTCAGTGAAGCTACCAACATCCGAGTTTTAGGCTTTCCCAACAAAGTAACCAGCCTGGAAGTCCAAAGGCTTATTCTCTGCAGTGACACCAGAGCCCGGACAGGCAGAGTGGACACTCTGAGTTTATGAAAATGGATGGACAAACACCACTGGCCCGTGACTGTGATGTGCTCCCGGTTCATCACTGCAAAGGAACCTATAAGGGGCTCACACAGTGCAGCGCCAGCATGCAGACACTTAACCTGTCCTCAGGTAAGCCCGGCCCGACCGCAAGCCTCCCAGCATCGCTGTGGAGACCACCTGTCTCCAAAGGATAACCCGCTCCTCTACTTGAAACCACTGCCTCACCCCCCGGGGTGTCATCCTCAGTCTATGGGACCTCAGCTGAATGACCCCAAATGACCCCAATGTCCTGGGTTTTGCACAAAAGGCCTGTACTGCTGCTCTTCTTCCGTCATGCTCCTCCTCACCAGACCAGAACCAGCTGGTCACTGCTGGCTACCGAAGAGATTACTGTCGCCCTCCTGCCCCGTTCGGTATCCCGGTTCTCGAAAAACAGCTCTACTCAGTTGACTCACCAAGATGGGGGCCACACCTCTGAGGCGAGGACGAAGAAAGGACAGCCAGAGGAGCTGAGAGCCACACCTGAGGTCACAGATCACTAAGGGTGGGACTCAAAGCAGAGTGCCTACTCCTCAGGCTACCACAGTGTGCACAGCACCCAACCTGTCCACAGGCCTTTTTCCCCTCTAccggattttaatttttttaaaggtgctGTAGTATAATAAGAaacatatttggtctttgtccccagtttctggcacagagctcctaaaactcctGGCATTTCCTGAGTGATGGGAGTGTCTGTTGTCATTTATAAGGAGCCCATCTTGAGCACACTTGTTTACGCTGCTGAGGTGGCTCAAGGTGAGGCCCCCAGACAGTCTCAGGaagggctggtcaccagaaagaccaagtgattACTGGCCTGGAACTTTCAGCTCCACCTCCAACCTCTGGGAAAAGGCAGAAGGGGGCTGTGGATTAAGCTCCATAAGAACTTCTAAACAATGAGATTTGATGAGCTTCATGCACATGCCTGGAGGGTGGTGCATTCCCAGTCCCAGCGGGGACAGAAGGTCCTGCactcaggaccctcccagacctcaccctgcatacctcttcatctggctgtttgTGTATCCTTTATCACATCCCTTATCACATCCCTTATCATACACTGGTCAACGTCAGTAAATGCTTCCCTGAGCTTTGGGAGCCACTCCAGCAAATCAATCCAACTTGAGGGGGGGTCACGGGAATCTGTGATTTACGgtcagttggtcagaagcacaggtttCCAAATggcgtctgaagtgggggcaCGCTTGTGGCAGTGTGGAGTCTGACACTACCTCTAGCTAGACAGTGCAGAATTGAGTTCAATCTGTAGGTCACACAGTCAGTGTCCACTGAGAACTGCTTACTGATGTGGAAAACACTCCAGAGATGCCTACTAGACCTCAAAGTGGACTAAGGAGATCTGATggctaaaactataaatcttaggaaaaaacataggggaaaagcctCATGACATTGGATATGGCAATTTCTTGGGTGTGACACCAAAAGTATAAAGACAAAATGgactatatcaaaataaaaaacctcTGCGCAAAGGACAcagtcaacagagtgaaaaggcaacccacagaatgagagaaaatatttacaaatcatgtgtctgataagggattaatatccagaatacataaagaattcccACAAGTCAACAACAGCAACTTAAtttagaaatgggcaa
This genomic interval carries:
- the MFN2 gene encoding mitofusin-2, whose product is MSLLFPRCNSIVTVKKDKRHMAEVNASPLKHFVTAKKKINGIFEQLGAYIQESATFLEDTYRNAELDPVTTEEQVLDVKGYLSKVRGISEVLARRHMKVAFFGRTSNGKSTVINAMLWDKVLPSGIGHTTNCFLRVEGTDGHEAFLLTEGSEEKKSVKTVNQLAHALHQDEQLHAGSLVSVMWPNSKCPLLKDDLVLMDSPGIDVTTELDSWIDKFCLDADVFVLVANSESTLMQTEKQFFHKVSERLSRPNIFILNNRWDASASEPEYMEEVRRQHMERCTSFLVDELGVVDRGQAGDRIFFVSAKEVLNARIQKAQGMPEGGGALAEGFQVRMFEFQNFERRFEECISQSAVKTKFEQHTVRAKQIAEAVRLIMDSLHIAAQEQRVYCLEMREERQERLRFIDKQLELLAQDYKLRIKQITEEVERQVSTAMAEEIRRLSVLVDEYQMDFHPSPVVLKVYKNELHRHIEEGLGRNMSDRCSTAITSSLQTMQQEMIDGLKPLLPVSVRSQIDMLVPRQCFSLSYDLNCDKLCADFQEDIEFHFSLGWTMLVNRFLGPKNSRRALMGYNDQVQRPVPLTPANPSMPPLPQGSLTQEELMVSMVTGLASLTSRTSMGILVVGGVVWKAVGWRLIALSFGLYGLLYVYERLTWTTKAKERAFKRQFVEYASEKLQLIISYTGSNCSHQVQQELSGTFAHLCQQVDVTRENLEQEIAAMNKKIEVLDSLQSKAKLLRNKAGWLDSELNMFTHQYLQPSR